Proteins from one candidate division KSB1 bacterium genomic window:
- a CDS encoding TIM barrel protein, whose product MNLSRRNFMKTTGAVSAAAALGISACDQTPEIKGIPIGLQLYSVREQVEEDLPGTLKQVAQIGYQGVEFAGYFGYQATEMRKFLDDNGLKCCGSHLDFNKVTGAQLEATAEYCLTIGCKNMIVPSIPEEQRQTIDDWKELADTFNKIAEIIKQFDLRIGYHNHKNEFQELDGEIPWYVFADNTTENVILQLDTGNGMAGGANVMEALKKYPGRATTLHCKGYSAENENAIVGEGDVPWQQVIEFCRTEGGTEWFIIEEENKNTPPMQTVENAFENFLNLKQS is encoded by the coding sequence ATGAATTTATCAAGACGGAATTTTATGAAAACAACAGGCGCCGTTTCAGCTGCCGCGGCTTTGGGCATTTCTGCCTGTGATCAAACCCCTGAAATCAAGGGCATTCCTATCGGATTACAACTGTATTCCGTGCGCGAACAGGTCGAAGAGGACCTTCCGGGCACCTTGAAACAGGTTGCGCAGATTGGTTACCAGGGCGTTGAATTTGCCGGCTATTTTGGTTACCAGGCCACAGAAATGCGTAAATTTTTAGATGACAACGGGTTAAAATGCTGCGGATCGCATCTCGATTTTAACAAAGTAACCGGCGCGCAGCTGGAAGCCACTGCTGAATATTGTTTGACCATCGGCTGCAAAAACATGATCGTCCCCTCAATCCCCGAAGAACAACGCCAGACAATTGATGACTGGAAAGAGCTGGCGGATACCTTTAATAAAATTGCCGAAATTATCAAACAATTTGATTTGCGCATTGGCTATCATAATCATAAAAACGAATTCCAGGAACTGGACGGTGAAATACCCTGGTACGTGTTTGCAGACAATACCACAGAAAATGTCATCCTGCAGCTGGATACCGGAAACGGTATGGCCGGCGGCGCCAATGTGATGGAAGCGCTGAAAAAATATCCGGGACGCGCAACAACCCTGCATTGTAAAGGCTATTCAGCAGAAAACGAAAACGCCATCGTAGGAGAAGGTGATGTGCCCTGGCAGCAAGTTATTGAATTCTGCCGGACAGAGGGCGGCACGGAATGGTTTATCATTGAAGAAGAAAATAAAAATACACCGCCGATGCAAACAGTGGAAAACGCCTTTGAGAATTTCCTGAATTTGAAGCAGAGTTGA
- a CDS encoding CoA-binding protein — MKSQMTKPFPYYVGIYSLEELVTRDSRVCVINILGNESRKVTPVSHTYSGGNVVAGVQYGRLGRLETDKGNIPVFRSVLDVVKNQIPFDIGVIYLPPAAVSQAAWELVTYNKALKRIIIITEKVPTRDSRNIRFICQEAGVDVVGANCLGVANVWDHVRVGGALGGDHPDESLVKGSVALHSNSGNFTTTISEYLKTGGFGISTAVSSGKDVYIHFALPEFLYAAQNDPRTKAVALYVEPGGYYEKQAIEWIRSRRFGFNKPIVVCVTGRWKKYILRACGHAGAMAGGGDDAESKERWFDEYFDCDVFDPDNPVVGKKGVRISSIQHFPDAMKAVYKKIDEPLDFKSTGDLSLKLWVSDNLLKLPPNLDMPVTRAMSPYGEQIEEITKQVGATCLTQNMRNKSAASRINPKTLVAELHGTPVLDLSTRTVEDNLFFALAKVQPASRDIRKVNFLLNAFLKLDDGEIGQINIAKARGCTPNAYLGSQIAMLGDAPLLKAVREKVIWIIDTLREFGWASEMPEPLRKKIIRELLTAQEEAPGNFTDHLLKEVGHSDKKRPPLLFCRQVLTIAASEKKFIKDRDAFLMASILTCLFWNPMLGKRISRRDVEDAVVYFFIVARLVAFSVIDPEKNKMWKKLALAKEFHPTTSFTENVFKILLNRKPTETELTELKMLLGLTITNGPGTLSAKGAKESVSARNHISLAFTGFLCNTGLAHGGNGFEAVDYLMQQFKKAGLGDPGDLNSGINLTALANKAAKAYRSYKIEQKEMGHLNYKRIPCINHPVFKGNQVNIDPREDYIRKQIEKMGIRNIFLDFYHELVKELHNEGVTNNVFCVNVDAVLAVITLKLIWHDLKSRRISMHQAQDLVFILFLIGRAIGVAAEIADHRNRGQDMDCRTPQSELTFVL, encoded by the coding sequence ATGAAAAGTCAAATGACAAAACCGTTTCCCTATTATGTCGGAATCTATTCACTGGAAGAACTGGTAACCCGGGATTCACGCGTCTGTGTGATCAACATACTCGGCAATGAAAGCCGCAAAGTCACGCCGGTTTCACACACTTACAGCGGCGGCAACGTGGTAGCCGGTGTTCAATACGGCCGTCTCGGCAGACTGGAAACCGACAAGGGCAATATACCCGTATTCCGAAGTGTGCTTGATGTGGTGAAAAATCAGATCCCGTTTGATATCGGGGTGATTTATCTGCCCCCGGCCGCTGTGAGTCAGGCCGCCTGGGAACTGGTGACCTATAATAAAGCCCTGAAGCGCATCATTATCATCACGGAAAAAGTACCCACCCGCGACTCCCGCAATATCCGTTTTATTTGCCAGGAAGCGGGTGTGGATGTGGTCGGCGCCAACTGTCTCGGTGTCGCGAATGTCTGGGATCATGTTCGTGTGGGCGGCGCCCTGGGAGGCGATCATCCCGACGAGTCGCTGGTCAAAGGCTCGGTTGCTCTGCACTCCAATTCCGGAAATTTCACCACCACCATATCAGAATATCTGAAAACCGGCGGATTCGGTATCAGTACAGCTGTCAGTTCGGGTAAAGATGTTTATATCCATTTTGCACTGCCGGAATTCCTCTATGCCGCGCAGAATGATCCGCGTACCAAAGCCGTGGCGCTCTACGTAGAACCCGGCGGATATTATGAAAAACAGGCAATCGAATGGATCAGATCACGCCGATTTGGATTCAACAAACCGATCGTGGTTTGTGTGACCGGCCGCTGGAAAAAATACATTCTGCGCGCCTGCGGACATGCGGGTGCCATGGCCGGCGGCGGCGACGATGCGGAATCCAAAGAGCGCTGGTTTGACGAATATTTTGACTGCGATGTATTTGACCCCGACAATCCGGTGGTGGGCAAAAAAGGAGTGCGCATTTCATCCATTCAGCATTTTCCCGATGCCATGAAAGCAGTCTATAAAAAAATAGATGAACCTCTGGATTTCAAATCGACCGGCGATCTTTCCTTAAAGCTGTGGGTCAGTGACAACCTGCTCAAACTTCCGCCGAATCTGGATATGCCGGTCACACGCGCCATGTCCCCCTATGGAGAACAGATTGAGGAAATCACAAAACAGGTCGGCGCCACCTGTCTGACGCAAAATATGCGCAACAAATCAGCGGCTTCACGCATCAATCCCAAAACATTGGTGGCAGAGCTGCACGGGACGCCCGTACTTGATTTGTCCACCCGCACGGTTGAGGACAATCTGTTTTTTGCACTGGCCAAGGTGCAGCCGGCGTCCAGAGATATCAGAAAGGTAAATTTTCTGCTGAACGCTTTTCTCAAACTGGACGATGGTGAAATCGGACAAATCAATATCGCCAAGGCACGCGGCTGCACGCCGAACGCTTATCTTGGCTCGCAGATCGCCATGCTGGGAGACGCCCCGCTTCTCAAAGCCGTCCGCGAAAAAGTGATCTGGATTATAGACACCTTGCGTGAATTCGGATGGGCCTCGGAGATGCCCGAACCACTGCGCAAAAAAATCATCCGTGAACTGCTTACGGCGCAAGAGGAAGCGCCCGGCAATTTCACCGATCATCTTTTAAAAGAGGTCGGGCATTCTGACAAAAAACGGCCTCCCCTGCTTTTCTGCCGGCAAGTGCTGACCATCGCTGCTTCTGAGAAAAAATTTATCAAAGACCGCGACGCTTTTCTTATGGCCTCCATCCTGACCTGTCTGTTCTGGAATCCAATGCTGGGCAAACGCATCAGCCGCCGGGATGTGGAAGATGCAGTGGTTTATTTTTTCATTGTTGCACGTCTTGTCGCGTTCAGCGTCATTGATCCTGAAAAAAATAAAATGTGGAAAAAGCTGGCGCTTGCAAAAGAATTCCATCCCACCACTTCATTCACAGAAAATGTGTTTAAAATTCTGCTGAACCGCAAGCCCACGGAAACTGAATTGACGGAACTCAAGATGCTGCTCGGTCTGACCATTACCAACGGTCCCGGCACCCTTTCCGCCAAAGGCGCCAAAGAATCAGTCAGCGCCCGCAACCACATCTCACTGGCGTTCACCGGATTTCTCTGCAACACGGGTCTGGCGCACGGCGGCAACGGATTTGAAGCCGTGGATTATCTCATGCAGCAGTTCAAAAAAGCGGGGCTCGGCGATCCGGGGGATTTGAATTCTGGCATTAACCTGACAGCGCTGGCCAATAAAGCAGCCAAGGCCTACCGTTCCTATAAAATAGAACAAAAAGAGATGGGACACCTGAATTATAAACGCATTCCCTGCATCAATCACCCGGTGTTCAAAGGCAATCAGGTAAATATTGATCCACGCGAGGATTATATCAGAAAACAAATCGAGAAAATGGGCATCCGCAACATTTTCCTCGACTTTTATCACGAGCTGGTCAAGGAACTGCACAATGAAGGCGTCACCAACAATGTATTTTGTGTCAATGTAGATGCGGTACTCGCCGTGATCACGCTTAAACTCATCTGGCATGATCTTAAATCAAGACGGATCAGCATGCACCAGGCGCAGGACCTGGTATTCATTCTCTTTCTAATCGGCCGAGCCATCGGTGTGGCCGCCGAAATCGCCGATCACCGCAATCGCGGCCAGGACATGGACTGCCGCACGCCGCAAAGTGAATTGACGTTTGTGCTGTAA
- a CDS encoding ATP citrate lyase citrate-binding domain-containing protein codes for MQITGLYYGSKLLKLVEFPVVKCIGSGVVMDEIQKMLDTSGKLVVKPIFFGGVGRKGKAGLIRFVDNLADAMKAKEDLYFVSHQWGGRTVRANGVIFEEYVPSEIEVYFSITTSTQKRKPIFTITPHGGVEVEELPPDKKKEIWIDPFIGIKSFDITNALVDTGCPEQYISPLVQHLPKLWALYDNYGLTTLEINPIRLKRQGNRWLPVACDFKAAFDQDNPAWRRLELPNTILQSELTPFESEINQLRTYQGQSDVLELNPDGSIIPFMFGGGANSAATETLGDAAIYSSDFGGNPPYDKMYKISRIVYKHWLEKASTILIIGGKANNTDIFVTFKGMFDALRDHMAEHGRKPVYVVVGRGGPNLIRGMFYAKDILDRLKLPYKMFGYDTSMIEVLNYALRVDKWWRTDGIEAFRRKAGVA; via the coding sequence ATGCAAATCACCGGTTTGTATTACGGCAGCAAACTGCTGAAACTCGTAGAATTTCCCGTTGTAAAATGCATCGGCAGCGGGGTGGTCATGGATGAGATCCAAAAGATGCTGGACACCTCGGGAAAACTGGTGGTCAAGCCCATCTTTTTCGGCGGTGTCGGGAGAAAAGGCAAAGCGGGGCTGATCCGATTTGTGGACAACCTGGCGGACGCCATGAAGGCAAAAGAGGACCTCTATTTTGTCTCACATCAATGGGGAGGCCGCACCGTCAGAGCAAACGGGGTTATCTTTGAAGAATACGTACCCTCCGAGATTGAAGTTTATTTCAGTATCACCACATCCACACAAAAACGAAAGCCCATTTTTACCATCACGCCGCACGGCGGTGTGGAGGTGGAGGAGCTTCCTCCTGATAAAAAAAAGGAAATCTGGATTGATCCGTTTATCGGCATTAAATCCTTTGACATTACCAATGCCCTGGTGGATACCGGATGTCCGGAGCAGTATATTTCTCCTCTGGTTCAACATCTGCCCAAATTGTGGGCGCTGTATGACAATTACGGACTGACAACGCTGGAGATCAATCCGATCCGCCTGAAACGCCAGGGCAACCGCTGGCTGCCGGTGGCCTGTGATTTCAAAGCAGCATTCGACCAGGACAATCCGGCCTGGCGTCGTCTGGAATTACCCAATACAATCCTGCAGTCGGAATTAACGCCGTTCGAATCCGAGATCAATCAACTGCGCACTTATCAGGGACAAAGTGATGTCCTGGAATTGAACCCCGACGGATCAATCATTCCCTTTATGTTCGGCGGCGGCGCCAACAGTGCGGCCACGGAAACGCTGGGAGATGCAGCCATCTATTCATCCGATTTCGGCGGCAATCCGCCCTATGACAAGATGTACAAAATCAGTCGCATTGTTTACAAACACTGGCTGGAAAAGGCAAGCACTATCCTGATCATCGGCGGCAAAGCCAACAATACGGATATCTTCGTCACATTCAAGGGCATGTTCGATGCTCTGCGCGATCATATGGCCGAACACGGACGCAAACCCGTGTACGTGGTCGTCGGCCGCGGCGGCCCAAACCTGATCCGGGGGATGTTTTACGCCAAGGACATTCTGGACCGATTGAAACTTCCCTATAAAATGTTCGGGTATGATACCTCCATGATCGAAGTGCTGAATTACGCATTGCGCGTGGACAAATGGTGGCGCACGGACGGCATTGAGGCGTTCCGCAGAAAGGCAGGGGTCGCATGA
- a CDS encoding DUF5060 domain-containing protein gives MKHLIKSFWIQLIITTVLFAAEHVERWGLYEITLQGPRSGNPFTDVQLSADFRNAESIVTVHGFYDGDGVYKIRFMPEKTGTWSWHISSTVEPLDGKTGEMVCIPVSDGNHGPVRVHNTFHFAYTDGTPYKQIGTTCYAWIHQTQQLQEQTLKTLSESAFNKIRMCIFPKDYVYNQNEPGSYAFVRDQSGKNDYSRFDPAFWAHLEQRILDLQNLGIQADLILFHPYDRWDFANMTDEQDDFYLKYALARLSAFRNVWWSLANEFDFMTDKDMADWDRFYKIITENDPYDHLRGIHNGRIFYDHSKPWVTHCSIQSSDFSRIQDWQQLYQKPILYDESRYEGNIPQGWGNITAQEMTDRFWKAAAAGCYMGHGETYKHPDDILWWSKGGVLHGQSPARIAFFKQIFDETPAEGLCYIDSLHAGVKDRYYLWYFSTDTPDSYTFKVPPYLEYKVDIIDAWNMNIKPVKQPYFDSFTLDLPNQPYIAVRVRAVDFNFPAPPVAVSPQSSLFIDKKTVQLAHKSGDPVYYTLDGSVPSVDSPRYRQPIIIFQDGVQLKTVCIDAKGRSSKLKTVTYEQTRPLPSVQTENRQPGIRCKLYNGEWEMLPRFAELEPVDQGVSAQIDLSPQQQPDNFGIVYEGLINIPATDIYKFATHSDDGTKLWIDGQQVVNNDGDHAPLLKSGEIGLEKGYHTIRVEFYEHAGDEVLEVFWQSSSRSREIIPQNMLFHEP, from the coding sequence ATGAAACATCTGATTAAGAGTTTTTGGATTCAATTAATCATAACCACCGTCCTTTTTGCAGCCGAACATGTTGAGCGCTGGGGATTGTACGAGATCACTCTCCAGGGTCCCCGCTCCGGCAATCCGTTCACCGATGTTCAACTCTCTGCTGATTTCCGTAATGCTGAATCAATCGTCACCGTCCACGGATTTTATGACGGAGACGGCGTCTATAAAATCCGGTTTATGCCGGAAAAGACCGGCACCTGGAGCTGGCATATCAGCAGCACCGTTGAACCCCTGGATGGAAAAACAGGAGAAATGGTATGCATACCGGTATCAGACGGCAATCATGGGCCGGTGCGCGTACACAATACCTTTCATTTCGCCTATACAGACGGGACACCCTACAAACAAATCGGCACAACCTGCTACGCATGGATTCATCAAACACAGCAGCTGCAGGAACAAACGCTTAAGACTCTTTCAGAGTCGGCATTCAACAAAATCCGTATGTGCATTTTCCCCAAAGACTATGTATACAATCAAAACGAACCCGGATCATACGCATTTGTCCGCGATCAAAGCGGTAAAAACGACTATTCCCGCTTTGATCCGGCCTTTTGGGCGCATCTGGAACAGCGGATTCTGGATCTGCAAAATCTGGGGATTCAGGCGGATCTCATCCTGTTTCATCCCTATGACCGCTGGGATTTTGCAAACATGACGGACGAACAGGATGATTTTTACCTGAAATACGCGCTGGCACGGTTATCGGCGTTTCGCAATGTCTGGTGGTCACTGGCGAATGAATTCGACTTTATGACAGACAAGGATATGGCTGATTGGGACCGGTTTTACAAAATCATCACGGAAAACGATCCTTACGATCATTTGCGCGGAATACACAACGGCCGTATATTTTACGATCACAGCAAACCCTGGGTGACGCACTGCAGTATTCAGAGCTCGGATTTTTCCCGGATCCAGGACTGGCAGCAGCTGTATCAAAAACCCATACTTTACGATGAATCACGATATGAAGGAAATATCCCGCAGGGCTGGGGCAATATCACTGCGCAAGAAATGACTGACCGGTTCTGGAAAGCCGCGGCAGCCGGGTGCTATATGGGACATGGTGAAACCTACAAGCATCCGGATGATATCCTGTGGTGGTCCAAGGGCGGTGTGCTGCACGGCCAGAGTCCGGCCCGCATCGCCTTTTTCAAACAGATATTCGATGAAACTCCGGCCGAAGGACTGTGCTATATTGACAGCCTGCATGCAGGAGTAAAGGACCGATATTATCTCTGGTATTTCAGCACCGATACACCGGATTCGTATACCTTCAAAGTACCGCCGTATCTGGAATACAAAGTCGACATTATCGATGCCTGGAATATGAACATCAAACCGGTTAAACAGCCGTATTTCGATTCCTTTACACTGGACCTGCCGAACCAGCCCTATATTGCGGTGCGGGTGCGCGCAGTGGATTTCAACTTTCCGGCGCCGCCGGTAGCGGTATCACCGCAGAGCAGTCTGTTTATCGACAAGAAAACGGTCCAGCTGGCGCACAAATCCGGTGACCCGGTTTATTACACCCTGGACGGCAGTGTACCCTCGGTTGACTCGCCCCGCTACCGGCAACCGATTATTATTTTTCAGGATGGAGTACAACTGAAAACCGTGTGCATCGATGCAAAAGGGCGCAGCAGCAAACTGAAAACCGTCACCTACGAGCAGACACGACCACTGCCGTCCGTGCAGACAGAGAACCGGCAGCCGGGAATCCGCTGCAAACTGTACAATGGCGAATGGGAGATGCTGCCCCGGTTTGCAGAGCTGGAACCGGTTGATCAGGGCGTCAGCGCGCAAATCGATCTGTCGCCGCAGCAGCAGCCGGATAATTTCGGAATTGTTTACGAGGGATTGATCAACATTCCGGCCACGGATATCTATAAATTTGCGACCCACTCGGATGACGGCACCAAACTGTGGATTGACGGGCAACAGGTGGTTAATAATGACGGCGATCACGCACCGCTGCTGAAATCCGGAGAAATCGGCCTGGAAAAAGGATATCACACTATACGCGTGGAATTTTACGAACACGCCGGGGACGAGGTGCTGGAGGTGTTCTGGCAAAGCTCTTCCCGGTCCCGGGAGATCATTCCCCAAAACATGCTGTTTCATGAACCGTAG